In the Heteronotia binoei isolate CCM8104 ecotype False Entrance Well chromosome 13, APGP_CSIRO_Hbin_v1, whole genome shotgun sequence genome, one interval contains:
- the LOC132581263 gene encoding aquaporin-2-like codes for MMWELRSVAFTRAVLAEFLATLIFIFFGLGSALNWPVAPPNVLQISMAFGLAIATMVQAVGHVSGAHINPAVTVACLVGSHVSFLRAVFYVVAQILGAVTGAALLHQLTPPHIRGSLAINRVHNNTTSGQAVTMELFLTFQLVLCIFASTDDRRSDNLGSPALSIGFSVTLGHLLGIYYTGCSMNPARSFGPAVIVGDFDGHWVFWLGPMVGAVVASLIYNYALFPHAKTLSERLAIFKGYEPEEDWEEREVRRRQSMELHSPQTLPRGVMEKV; via the exons ATGATGTGGGAACTCCGCTCCGTGGCCTTCACCCGGGCTGTTTTAGCAGAATTCCTAGCCACACTGATCTTCATCTTCTTTGGCTTGGGCTCTGCGCTTAACTGGCCTGTTGCCCCACCAAATGTCCTCCAGATCTCAATGGCTTTTGGTTTGGCTATAGCCACTATGGTTCAAGCTGTGGGGCATGTCAGTGGGGCCCACATCAACCCTGCAGTGACTGTGGCCTGTCTGGTGGGCTCTCATGTCTCCTTCCTGAGGGCCGTCTTTTATGTGGTAGCACAGATCCTGGGAGCTGTGACTGGAGCTGCCCTTCTGCATCAACTCACACCACCTCACATCCGAGGCAGCTTGGCCATCAACAGG GtgcacaacaatacaacatcagGGCAGGCAGTCACCATGGAGCTGTTCCTTACATTCCAGTTGGTGCTGTGCATTTTTGCCTCCACCGATGACCGCAGAAGTGATAACTTGGGATCCCCAGCCTTGTCCATCGGATTCTCCGTCACTCTGGGTCACCTACTTGGG ATCTATTACACTGGCTGTTCTATGAACCCAGCTAGATCTTTTGGCCCCGCTGTGATTGTGGGTGACTTTGACGGCCACTGG GTCTTCTGGCTGGGACCAATGGTTGGGGCAGTGGTGGCTTCCTTGATCTACAACTATGCTCTCTTCCCCCATGCAAAGACCCTTTCTGAAAGGTTAGCCATCTTCAAAGGTTATGAGCCAGAGGAAGACTGGGAAGAACGCGAAGTTCGCAGACGGCAATCGATGGAGCTGCATTCCCCACAAACTCTACCTCGAGGGGTGATGGAGAAAGTCTAA